attatgaatCGAACAAATATAGAGAGGCAAACCTCTGCATCTGCCTCTTCTTTCGTTGCAAAAGCAGTATGACCTTCCTGCCAAAGAAACTCGCGACTCCTGCAGATAAAAGATTTATAGTTCACTCAAGAATCATCTTTTCAGTAGTGGACAAACTGTTCTATAATGATTTATGCAATCAACTGTGCAAGGGGCCAAAACATAACTCCTAAATGGACAGATGATTTCCGTAGAAAGACATTCAATACTATTTGGTGAAATAAACATCCCAGCTGACAAAACTGGCGGTATGTGAGAATCCCCAGCAGCGTACAGTGTAGcaaaatcatttataaattgGATTGTTGCAGAGCTTAAGTGATGAAAAATATAAAGCATCTTAGTCTTCGTACTAACATCCATCAATATATCATAAAGACAACAAAACAGCCACATTATCCAGATAGAAACCTGATAAATGGAGTAGGATGGCTGAACTCCCATCGGACAACATTGCACCACTGATTGAGTCTCAAAGGCAGGTCTCTGTGTCCTCTTATCCATTTTGAATAGTATGGGTACATGACAGTCTCACTAGTTGGCCGGATCGCAATAGGCACTTCCAAATCAGATTCCCCTGATTTAGTCACCCAAGCAACCTGAAAGAGTCATTTTTATTCAGACGACTCTCATGAATATTCCAGAAAAGTAACCCACAACCCATCAACTTATGCCTACATGTTCTAGCATATAACAACAGAGAAGCACATGTTACCTCTGGAGCAAAACCCTCTATGTGGTCCTTCTCCCTTTGTAAAACACCAGGAGAGACAAAAAGAGGGAAATAGcagtttttaattttcattttcttgatctCTGCATCAAAAAATTCCTGCAAATAGAGCATCactatcaaattattttcttcacaGAGTGAAAATAGCTTCATGCCAATGGGATCAAGGTTAATGCACCAGGAATatttagaagaaagagaaaagaaattatggCATAGACACTAAAAAATCAATATCACAtaatttaagaagaaaatatgggtaagaagaaaagaaagcagtAATGTGAAAAGCGCTCCTAAATTAAACCATATGGAAATATAGCCATAGAAATTGTGACTAccgaaagaaaagaacagaggaaaaagagagtgaATTAGAGGATTCGATAAAGATAAAAGAACCTTTTGGACTCAGTTACAAGGAAACATGCTCAATACTCACTTGCATGATCTCCCAAATAGCCATTGCCCAAGGCCTCAAGATATAACAGCCAGATATATCATAGTATTCAATCATCTCGCCACTCACAACAACCTGCATTACGTGAAGGAGAATAACTACGTaaaatttccaaccaaataTATCACTCCACTTACTGCTGTGTGGCCCCAACCTGGTAAAATCAGATTTAATGTTTCCAAGGTCTCTACTAAAATACATGCAAGTTGtcaaagatttttcatttttgtgatATACCAGAATTAAGAACTGTACCTCACACACCACTCCACTTCAGATACCGCAAAACCCCATAATATTACAAGAACCCTTTTTTTGCCCTAAAGACCACATGCACGAGATCACAACATTTTCCGTGAGAGTTCAatcttttttatcaaaattccataagtagattatttccttcaatttgcaACCGACTACTTCACAGAAATGCTGGATATTTACAAAGTGATCCACATCATGTAGCCGACAACAAGGCAGTCACGACATACCTCCGAATACCACTCTCCAAAGTTCTCATCCTTCTTGTTGGAGAGACCTAAACCTGTCTCCTTCTTCACCtccttctttttcccccctGCATGTCAGTAACCCAGGTTAGACCAGACCCATCTTCAAACCAACAATTATTTCACAATACAATAGCAAAAACAACAACGGAATGAGATCACTGACCGGCACCTGCATTTGCTTTGGGCTTCTTCGATTCACCACCAGCCATACCTCTGACCTGATCATTAGCCAATTCccattaaaaatgcaaaagggTCACGAAATCTACGCTAAAAAACGCTTCTTGACGGCCGAAATCGACCGCCTCGTGCATATATCCACAATTCTACGCAACTGTGCAGGGGATAGAAGGTGCAAGAAAATTGAACCGACCCATGAATCCATTGAAATCTCATTGACgacgagcgagagagagagaagggttcTTACTGGATGGTGTCTTGACAGGGCGCGTTTATCGTTTCCCGGTCGAAGCGAAGGTGATAAGATCCAAGAAAGCTAAGAAGTTGGCAGTTAAAAATGGGAGCTTTGCCAAAACCCTAAACCAGAGGCTTATGTTCGTGAATAGTCAAGATTTGGACAGGGCAGGGTTGACGGACCAGCCAatcccctccaaaaaaaaaaaaaaaaaaaaaaaaaaagtagccttcttcttattttattttttagaaaaaaaaagtttgcaaattttctatttcattcttcaatgataaaagaaaaaacaaagcgTTTGGTGATAAAGTTTGGTTTGATAAAGatttatctttaaaataaattataagagGTTTGCTACTCTACACTCATGAAaagagattatttttatattacttcttttatctttaaaataaattatggtTTTATCTAGATTGCAAGCACGTTTTATAACGACagaaaaaaatttttaaaattttttttattaaatgtaCGATGAAATCGTGGACCCCAATGTCCTTTTAATCAAATGAATTATCAAGACAAGTTACTAGCTGGCGGGATTGTGTGACCAAACAAAAAGAGCAGTATCCTTCAACTTCTCCTGTTTTCAATCAACTTCTCTTGTTTTCAATGTCCACTCCTCCTTTATATCTTATTCAGATAGATTATAAGTGTGATTCTCTTGTTTTCAATGTCCACTCCTCCTTTATATCTTATTCAAATAGATTACAAGTGTGATGCACCctatttgtttcacgaaaaataaatcatttgacaaacattattttaaaaccgATCGTTTGCATCATacattattattaataatgaaaatattttacattaactaattatttcaaatttatttcaaataatactgacaattattttaagaaaatttttacttaaaaCAAACCAACCCTCCAATATCGACCAAACTTTCCCACACATATAGCCTTAGAGGAATCCCTCGAGGCATGAGGAGCATCTTCAGGGTTCTTGACTGCATCTTTGGCAAACATTGCTTATTAGATAGGTGGCCATGATACCTGTCTTAGTAGTTAGTGAGCAGGTTCTCTTGTGAGGCCAACCCAGACAAGATTTCATGTGTTTTTTAGGACCGTGTAACCTTCCATATCCAGTGCCATTCATTAGCATCTCTGAATTCTTCATTCACTGTAGGCCAGTGGCAGCCTGACTTCACTGAATGGGTACCATCTGATGCACCTTGCCAAATGAGGGTGTCTTCTGGTGGAGTCGCCGtgcaaagaggaaaagagacaGCAGGAGTTTTCACTTCTTCAGTCAACAACGTGATTAGCATCTGCCTCACATTATGATTCATAGCTTCAACTGATCATTATGAACAGACAAGCATAAGTAGCATATGCCTTACCAACCTCATAGATCTTCTTAACTTCTCGACATGCCATCATAAAACCCGAAAAGCATGAATTGTAAGGTTAGCTAAAGgactaaatgaattttttattgctCATGGGCTTCATAGCACTGTCATCTGTGAATTGGAATGGAGAGACAACTTCAGCTACAATTTaaccaaccaaaaaaatcaaatgtttaGGGCAAAAAATGTAAGAGAAGAAATGCTACTGCCAATCCATATACCCACCACAATCCCAGTGTTTTCATCCCCCTCAAACTTTACCAGGGGAACCCAAAAATAAACAAGATGAAACAAAAGTGgccaaaaaacaagaagaaacagAAGATGGGTCTCCTTTTGGCACTATAAAGGTGCAGATCCGAGCAATTGAGTTCGGAAGTAACTTAGCCGCAAAAAAATTCCACAGGATTGCATCAGCTGGGTTCAGGGGGAACTGCTCTTAAGCTTCGCATCCACTCGCAGAAGCTAGGATCATCAAAGTGAAGGAAACTGTTTTTCAGCTTTGTCCTCTGTTCTGCCGTCAAACTCCGAAGTTGTGGGAATCTTGCTTCCtgcaatcaaaatcaaattgcatgTTCAATGCCCTATCTTAATATATCAAGCCTTCTTTTGAAGACATGAAACAACATTTCTATGTACAGATAAGTGAGATAGCCAATACACAAATTTCCCATCAAGACTAAAAGAACACAAAGGGAAAGAATAAATAGGACGATGTGATGCTAATTTTTAACACTTTACCTGGTCATAAGGAGGATCCTTGTGTGCCGGAATCAAACGGGAAACAAAATACCGGGCCTGAGAGCTTCCCTCCTGTTGAACAGGAAAACCAATATAAGCATCTCATCATGTGAATAACATACGACGAATTAAACATTAAAAGTGTGAAGGAGGAGAAACCTTAAATGCCAGTATTCTAGGAGCTGGAAATCGTGATTCTGTGAGTTCTTCAGCCAAAGTTCGGCAAGCCGCTAAAGTTGCTGCATTTTTCCCTTCGTCAGCAGCAAGTTCGGCACCCTATTCATCAATCGATGGGAAAGTTGTTAACACACCAGTTAGAGAAGAAAGGCTACAAGAGTGACATATGATAGTGGGAATTCCAGAATGTGCAGTGGGTTAGATACTGATATCTAACCTTACATTTTCCTGTCATTCATCAAGGTGTATACTGTTGTGTGAAGAAGATTATATGTGAACGAAGGTGCCACAGGCATGTTTTTTATGCAAATGGTGCAAAGACTAAAGCATTTCCTAATTATGCATCAAATTCAACAATGAATAGGCTAAGATAAGTAGGCATAAACCCACTCAATACAAACAGATAAAGACTGCCTATTGGTGGCATGAGGCTCGGGAAAAAAGACACATGCAAACACAGAAAAAATCCCACCCATGCAGATGAATGGCCGAAAAAGATCCAGTCAGCAGCGAGAAAAGTGTCCCTGATGGTATTCAGAGAGAGCAAATTATTCCCAATGTCACCATGGGAAAACAGTCAAGTACCTAAAGGAGTACCCACTAAAAGCCGGTATCACAAACGACAAGCAACCAACAGAAAATGGCACCATCAAGCATGACAAATTAAGTGAAAGGTTGAAGTAGCTGACCATCCAAATGAAGATGTCTGTGCCATGGTCCAGAACTACAGCTGTATCAGATTGCATTGCCAGGTCATAAGCCGGAAGTTCTTCAAAAGTGCCCCCTTCCCGGTGCATGAGACATCGAGGAGCTACCATGCGAAGTGAGAGATCAAAAGATGCACTTAGAAACAAATTCCTCAAAACAGACCTCTCATCTTCATGGCCAACTATGCTACCCAACAGAGGACCCCTTTTAAGATGAAACAGAAGCTCCGGCAACAAAGAGAGCTCCTTTGGAAAACGACAAAGCTTTGACTTTGGTATTTGGGACCCAAACTTCTGAGCAATATCCTTAATTCTCTCATCTATTGTCGCTCGCATGTCAATTGCATCTGAATGATTTTTTGCCCGCAATAGAGTTCGCTTGGCAATAAGAACGGCTGCCACTTCATCTTGGACACTGTCAAGGTATGCTGAAACACTATCAACAGCAGGTAGTCTAACTGTAATCACCCTAGAGATATCGGCTTGATACACATttgaatattgtattgcaaACTGAAAAAATACATGATCACTTTTGATGTCGTTCTTTGTTTCCATGGAGATTGAGAAACTCTGGGTTTCTTCAACACTTAACATTTGGATCGAAAGAGCAGCATCATTTTTAAAGCTTTCATGGGTGTCTACATGGGCCTCTTCACCAGGACCTACAACCTGCGTAATGAGAATATCATCTGAACAACGAATCTCCAGCAACCCGTGAGACCCGGCAGCTCTTGTAGCTGCTCTCTGCAAGTTCACACCAAATGCTTCCCCAAAGTCGTCATGAAGGATCAAGACACCACCGGAAGCTTTTGCTAGAGGCTGCAAGACAGGAACTCTCAGAGGGCATGTTCCAGCACATAGAATGTCAACCACCGTATTATTTCGATGAGCCTCACGACCAAGGTGTTCCATCCATTTTGTTGCTGTCTTTTCCATGTGGGCATAGTTAGGATGAGTGAAAGAATGTGGGACTGAACCAGGCCCGTAAGTACAAGGACCACCAGCACATACAATGATTCTGCCATTCCCTCCTGACCTTTTAACTATTCCCCGAGACATTTCTGCTGATGGTCCTTGAATTAGAGCAAGAGCAACTTCAAGCGCAGTGCCGAGGCATCTGTCTCTAGAAACCTCGGGAACATCCAACTTATATGGCCTGAATGACGAAAACATTGTATGTGCTACAGGTAGCGAAGCATGCATTGGCGACAGGTATATCCCTGTCCCATATATTAGTGCTTTCAAGGACTCTTGAGTGGGCGATTTGTCACCAGGTAGCACATCAGCTGATGCAACCGACTCCTCTGAAAAGTCGTAGACAGAGACAGTGCGACCATAGagtatgattccaatccttgttGTGGGGGAAAGTGAATCGACGAAGGCATGTAATGAACTTTGTAAATGCTGGAGGTGCGGCTCATCTAGACACTCATCTATTACAAGCACAATGGGTGCAGACATTCGCGAATCCGACACTGGTATAAAACCGGGTCTTCTATTCCCAGTTTGCACATAATCAACCATTGGAGATGAAAGCTCCGGAAAATTCCTAAGTTCTTCCTTACTGGAAGCTATATACTCTCCTTCACTAGCATTCAGCTTCCGACAAATGACACACTGCCACTGACCCGAGCCAATCAATATGTTGCAATAAAAATTTGCATAAGCACCGCAGTTCTGGCAACGATGTGGGTCTCGTTGTAGTATTTGA
The nucleotide sequence above comes from Eucalyptus grandis isolate ANBG69807.140 chromosome 2, ASM1654582v1, whole genome shotgun sequence. Encoded proteins:
- the LOC104424618 gene encoding protein transport protein SEC23 translates to MANQRPPSPGYSITMTPSNPGTPAPHTDRSPIRPPPLTPAAPRFPPPQLQQEHLASPLIRNPNLQSPPNGVHSGSPTPHMSTPPGPPVFTSPVRPAAVPFRSSPATPQPVAFSSGSSLPASSPPHFSNGSGDLQHQVSDSAEDLTSTGKAPYVLFSAQKVLKQKRQANVPSLAFGALVSPGREVSTGPQILQRDPHRCQNCGAYANFYCNILIGSGQWQCVICRKLNASEGEYIASSKEELRNFPELSSPMVDYVQTGNRRPGFIPVSDSRMSAPIVLVIDECLDEPHLQHLQSSLHAFVDSLSPTTRIGIILYGRTVSVYDFSEESVASADVLPGDKSPTQESLKALIYGTGIYLSPMHASLPVAHTMFSSFRPYKLDVPEVSRDRCLGTALEVALALIQGPSAEMSRGIVKRSGGNGRIIVCAGGPCTYGPGSVPHSFTHPNYAHMEKTATKWMEHLGREAHRNNTVVDILCAGTCPLRVPVLQPLAKASGGVLILHDDFGEAFGVNLQRAATRAAGSHGLLEIRCSDDILITQVVGPGEEAHVDTHESFKNDAALSIQMLSVEETQSFSISMETKNDIKSDHVFFQFAIQYSNVYQADISRVITVRLPAVDSVSAYLDSVQDEVAAVLIAKRTLLRAKNHSDAIDMRATIDERIKDIAQKFGSQIPKSKLCRFPKELSLLPELLFHLKRGPLLGSIVGHEDERSVLRNLFLSASFDLSLRMVAPRCLMHREGGTFEELPAYDLAMQSDTAVVLDHGTDIFIWMGAELAADEGKNAATLAACRTLAEELTESRFPAPRILAFKEGSSQARYFVSRLIPAHKDPPYDQEARFPQLRSLTAEQRTKLKNSFLHFDDPSFCEWMRSLRAVPPEPS